One genomic segment of Brassica napus cultivar Da-Ae chromosome A3, Da-Ae, whole genome shotgun sequence includes these proteins:
- the LOC106441570 gene encoding cation/H(+) antiporter 24, with protein sequence MVRYFPNSNDQILLPVHLGFWPENPDTGGVVSTRAFSARLPVVCRQIHSKQPFGMFRGENAMNYAFSTFLLEAVIIIFFIKITCFLLRPLRQPRIVCEIIGGMMVGPSMLGGSRNFNYYVFPPISNYICANLGLMGFFYFFFITAAKTDVASVAKSPRKHKYIAAIGVVIPAFCVGVTGMAMRHRMNKNMRKISSIGAIAFGLSFSSFPVIYTILRDMNLVNSEVGKFAMSVALLGDMAAILVLTFFEAMMHGDVGGAMAIVWYLVSVVIFSGFMLLVVRGALEWVVSHTPEGKLVDQNYIVMILMGVLVACFLTDMLGLSIGVGPIWLGLVVPHGPPLGSTLAIRSETFIHEFLMPFSFGLVGLNTNVYLLTSDIWEQELSPLVYMVIVGFITKFIAVVAAAVFFKVPTRDSLTLGLMMNLRGQIDMLLYLHWIDKRIVGLAGFTVLVLQSLVITGISTPLISFLYDPNRPYRISKHRTIQHTPPSTEMGLVLAVSDHEALSGLITFLDLANPTSSSPFSIYAIQLVELMGRASPVFIEEKDVEEGEEEDHHERIRSRRVDQVQSAFKLYQENRNECVTLHAYTAHAPKRLMYQDICELALVKKTAFILLPYQQERLDDAAPTELRNSGMLSVNADVLAHTPCSVCIYYDKGRLKNAVFRSLDDVQQHSTSLSRVRQETYRFVVLFLGGADNREALHLADRMTVNPDITLTVIRFLAFNHEGEDEKEKKLDDGVVTWFWVKNEGKDRVSYKEVVVKNGAETLAAIQAMNVNDYDLWITGKREGINPKILEGLAEWSENHQLGVIGETVAGSIFASDGSVLVVQQQVRNRKGGDAFLNGKFDYKSLVSSWSCYR encoded by the exons ATGGTTAGGTATTTCCCCAACAGCAATGACCAGATTCTCCTGCCAGTCCATCTCGGGTTCTGGCCGGAGAACCCAGACACCGGGGGTGTGGTTAGTACTCGAGCCTTCTCGGCCAGACTTCCAGTGGTGTGCCGACAGATTCACAGTAAGCAACCATTTGGAATGTTCAGAGGTGAAAATGCTATGAACTATGCATTTTCGACTTTTTTGCTCGAAGcagttattataatatttttcatcaaaatcacTTGCTTCCTCCTTCGACCTCTACGTCAACCACGTATCGTCTGCGAGATCATT ggTGGAATGATGGTAGGACCGTCGATGCTAGGAGGAAGCAGAAACTTCAACTACTACGTGTTCCCACCTATTTCAAACTACATATGTGCAAACTTGGGACTAATGGGAttcttttacttcttcttcatcactgCGGCCAAGACCGATGTTGCATCCGTTGCAAAGTCCCCAAGAAAGCACAAATACATCGCTGCCATAGGTGTTGTCATCCCAGCGTTTTGCGTTGGGGTCACAGGGATGGCCATGCGTCACAGAATGAACAAAAACATGAGGAAGATATCCTCCATTGGAGCGATTGCGTTTGGGTTATCTTTCAGTTCTTTCCCTGTCATCTACACTATTTTAAGAGACATGAACCTTGTCAACTCAGAGGTGGGCAAGTTCGCCATGTCGGTAGCTCTTCTTGGAGATATGGCAGCGATCTTGGTGCTTACTTTCTTCGAAGCCATGATGCATGGCGACGTAGGAGGAGCCATGGCTATAGTATGGTACCTTGTATCGGTAGTGATCTTCAGTGGTTTTATGCTTTTGGTTGTGAGAGGAGCTCTTGAGTGGGTGGTCTCCCACACCCCAGAGGGGAAACTTGTGGACCAAAACTATATAGTCATGATTCTCATGGGAGTTCTTGTCGCTTGTTTTCTCACAGACATGCTTGGCTTGTCTATAGGTGTTGGACCCATTTGGCTAGGGTTGGTTGTCCCTCATGGTCCACCTTTAGGTTCCACGTTGGCTATTCGTAGCGAGACGTTTATACATGAGTTCTTGATGCCTTTTTCCTTCGGTTTAGTGGGTTTGAACACCAATGTATACTTACTTACCAGCGATATATGGGAGCAAGAGCTATCTCCTCTAGTCTACATGGTCATCGTTGGATTCATCACTAAGTTCATTGccgttgttgctgctgctgtcTTCTTTAAAGTCCCTACTAGAGATAGTCTCACGTTAGGTCTCATGATGAATTTGAGAGGCCAGATTGATATGTTACTCTACTTGCATTGGATAGACAAACGTATTGTGGGTTTAGCCGGTTTTACTGTTTTGGTTTTGCAATCGCTTGTGATTACCGGTATATCGACGCCTCTTATCAGCTTCCTTTACGATCCAAACCGTCCTTACAGGATCAGCAAGCACCGCACCATCCAACACACTCCTCCTTCTACCGAGATGGGTTTGGTTCTTGCCGTGTCTGACCATGAAGCCTTGTCTGGCTTAATCACTTTCCTTGACCTAGCTAATCCCACTTCAAGTAGTCCGTTCTCTATATACGCTATACAGTTGGTTGAACTGATGGGTCGAGCTTCACCGGTTTTTATTGAAGAGAAAGACGTTGAGGAgggggaagaagaagatcatcATGAGCGTATCCGAAGCAGACGTGTTGACCAAGTGCAAAGCGCATTTAAGTTGTACCAGGAGAATAGAAATGAATGTGTAACGTTGCATGCTTACACCGCTCATGCACCGAAGCGGTTAATGTATCAAGATATTTGCGAGTTAGCTTTGGTCAAGAAAACAGCTTTCATTCTCTTACCTTATCAACAAGAGCGTCTTGATGATGCTGCACCAACGGAGCTACGTAACTCCGGGATGCTATCAGTGAACGCGGATGTCTTGGCGCACACGCCATGCTCGGTTTGTATTTACTACGACAAAGGAAGGCTTAAAAACGCGGTGTTTCGGTCCTTAGATGACGTCCAGCAACATTCAACCTCTTTGAGCCGTGTGAGACAAGAAACGTAccgttttgttgttttgttcttGGGAGGAGCTGATAACAGAGAAGCTCTCCATCTAGCCGACAGGATGACGGTAAACCCGGACATAACCTTGACGGTGATCAGGTTCTTGGCCTTCAACCACGAAGGAGAGGacgagaaggagaagaagcttgaCGATGGGGTGGTGACGTGGTTTTGGGTCAAGAATGAAGGTAAAGATAGGGTTAGTTACAAGGAGGTTGTGGTCAAGAACGGTGCGGAGACGCTTGCTGCGATCCAGGCGATGAATGTCAACGACTATGATCTGTGGATAACGGGGAAGAGAGAAGGAATCAACCCAAAGATTTTAGAAGGGCTTGCGGAGTGGAGCGAGAACCACCAGCTGGGAGTCATCGGAGAGACTGTGGCTGGGAGTATATTTGCCTCGGATGGTTCGGTGTTAGTGGTGCAGCAACAGGTGAGGAACCGTAAGGGTGGTGACGCTTTCTTGAATGGCAAGTTTGATTACAAGAGTTTAGTGTCTTCTTGGTCGTGTTATAGATGA
- the LOC106443247 gene encoding LOW QUALITY PROTEIN: F-box/FBD/LRR-repeat protein At5g18770 (The sequence of the model RefSeq protein was modified relative to this genomic sequence to represent the inferred CDS: inserted 1 base in 1 codon) produces MKQFYKYQKRLGVSSRSVREGERVVVVIRGEDRISFLPEPLLCHILSFLTTEQAVWTSVLSSRWRYLWKWVPRLELNTLDFTNDQVCVDFIHEFLAFQGEHYLREFKLTIDYDGFKSKVYLYKPCLGRVLDMMRKLERFQFQVENKFGPGAIDDIDDVIRTRLTLSACEALVCLKLHHVSLDELVCLSLPCLKIMFLEDVVXAAEALISCSPVLEDLKICLSKDDSVVALRVCSPSLKSFVLRRAEPFYARGRSVVIDAPKLEYLSLVDYYHFRSFKIISKAESLKVDIDVEFELMSDYLSETKIIYSLVKNFSGVKDMTISWKALEFIYIYPIPKLHDLTRLRAAMCLNASPKLLPIVLESCPNLKHLKLELVIDSPYAVSTRLSTVRLPLVSSLESVEMETPVTEIATELSLARYFMKNSKKLKKLVLRLNNESTGDHQHKRGVLERLVKYSRRCKLSQFEVLPVVPTPSPWPGYVYVKSNRF; encoded by the exons ATGAAGCAATTTTATAAGTACCAAAAGCG GTTAGGTGTCTCGTCTAGATCTGTTCGAGAAGGAGAACGAGTTGTTGTTGTTATCAGAGGAGAAGATAGGATAAGCTTTTTACCTGAACCGTTGTTATGCCACATACTCAGCTTCCTCACCACCGAGCAAGCGGTTTGGACAAGTGTTCTGTCCTCTAGATGGAGATATCTCTGGAAATGGGTTCCTAGGTTAGAACTAAACACCCTCGACTTCACAAACGACCAAGTCTGTGTCGATTTCATCCACGAGTTTCTTGCTTTCCAAGGCGAGCACTACTTGCGTGAGTTCAAGTTGACCATTGACTACGATGGCTTTAAAAGTAAGGTTTATCTTTACAAGCCGTGTCTCGGTAGAGTGTTGGATATGATGCGGAAGCTTGAACGTTTCCAGTTCCAAGTCGAGAATAAGTTTGGACCTGGTGCCATTGATGACATTGATGACGTCATCCGGACACGGTTAACGCTTTCTGCGTGTGAGGCATTGGTATGCTTAAAGCTCCATCACGTTAGCCTGGACGAGCTCGTGTGTCTTTCCTTGCCCTGTCTCAAGATCATGTTCTTGGAAGACGTTG CTGCTGCGGAGGCTCTTATCTCCTGCTCTCCGGTTCTAGAAGATTTGAAAATATGTCTTAGCAAAGATGATTCTGTGGTAGCGTTACGCGTTTGCTCACCGTCGCTAAAGAGCTTCGTTTTAAGACGAGCGGAGCCTTTTTATGCTCGTGGACGTTCGGTTGTGATCGATGCCCCGAAGCTTGAGTATTTGAGTCTCGTGGATTACTACCATTTCAGAAGCTTTAAGATAATCAGTAAGGCTGAGTCTTTGAAGGTTGATATTGATGTCGAGTTTGAGCTGATGAGTGATTACTTGTCGGAAACGAAGATCATCTACAGTCTTGTCAAGAATTTTTCAGGTGTTAAAGATATGACCATATCATGGAAAGCACTAGAG tttatatatatttacccaATCCCCAAACTTCATGACTTGACTCGTTTGCGTGCCGCTATGTGCTTAAACGCATCCCCTAAACTATTGCCAATCGTTCTTGAGAGCTGCCCCAATCTGAAACACTTGAAATTG GAATTGGTTATTGATTCTCCATATGCAGTGAGTACTAGACTCTCCACTGTGCGGCTGCCTTTGGTTTCGTCTCTTGAATCTGTTGAAATGGAAACCCCGGTCACGGAGATTGCTACTGAACTGAGTTTGGCTAGATACTTTATGAAGAACTCGAAGAAACTCAAGAAGCTCGTGTTACGTTTGAATAATGAGTCTACTGGTGATCATCAACACAAGCGTGGTGTCTTGGAACGACTAGTGAAATATTCAAGGCGGTGTAAATTGTCTCAGTTCGAAGTTCTTCCTGTGGTTCCAACTCCGAGTCCATGGCCTGGGTATGTTTATGTAAAATCCAATAGGTTCTAA
- the LOC106435824 gene encoding SWR1 complex subunit 6: MEEDMANRRVSSRTRKVASKMAAALTSTDNRTQAAIARLEALENDNGAVEVVDLNDDEEASLDEDDDLGYVQKKQHKGSKRKTRQAKALEARKAPKSFTELLQEANLESLPSHVPTYLKAAVGPPSSSSRRHFCTVCGYIAGYNCCLCGMRFCSIRCQNIHKDTRCQKFVA; the protein is encoded by the exons ATGGAGGAAGACATGGCGAATCGTAGAGTGTCGAGTCGGACTCGTAAGGTTGCTTCGAAGATGGCGGCGGCTCTTACAAGCACCGACAATCGAACGCAG GCTGCGATTGCACGGCTGGAAGCTTTGGAGAACGATAATGGAGCTGTGGAGGTGGTTGATTTGAACGATGATGAAGAAGCGTCTCTTGACGAAGACGATGATCTCG GTTACGTGCAGAAGAAGCAACACAAGGGATCAAAGCGTAAAACTCGACAAGCTAAAGCTTTGGAGGCTCGTAAAGCTCCCAAGTCCTTCACTGAGCTCTTGCAGGAG GCGAATTTGGAATCTTTACCGTCGCATGTGCCCACTTACTTGAAAGCAGCCGTGGGACCTCCGAGTTCGTCTTCTCGTCGCCATTTCTGTACAGTCTGTGGATACATTGCGGGATATAATTGCTGCTTATGTGGGATGCGGTTTTGTTCTATACGCTGTCAAAACATTCACAAGGATACTCGTTGTCAGAAGTTTGTTGCATAG
- the LOC106435803 gene encoding exocyst complex component EXO70B1-like: MAENGEEKLLAVARHIAKTLGHNESMADDILQIFSTFDGRFSREKLSEDQQPSDDGSGGVAALERALNSLDSQISRFVASDQPIWSDPADSAAFLDAIDELVNLTREWSHASSEKPISACLSRADDMMQQAMFRIEEEFRSLMDHGAESFPVSHRFDESEEEDDVDDGEEDYDDSQIPVAQPLTDYDLIIDALSSATINDLHEITKRMLAAGFDKSCSHVYSGSRREFLEESMSRLGLQKLSIEDVHKMQWQELEDEIDRWIKAANVALRILFPSERRLCDRVFFGFSSAADLSFMEVCRGSTIQLLNFADAVAIGSRSPERLFKVLDVFETMRDLMVEFESVFSDQFCVVLRNEAVTIWKRLGEAVRGIFMELENLIRRDPAKAAVPGGGLHPITRYVMNYLRAACRSRQTLEQVFEESNGVPSKDSTLLTVQMSWIMELLESNLEVKSKVYKDPALSYVFLMNNGRYIVQKVRDGELGVLLGEDWIRKHNAKVKQYQMSYQRSSWNKMIGLLKVDNAAVGMNGLGKAMKEKLKEFNMQFDEVCKAHSTWVVFDEQMREELRTSLARLLLPAYGNFIARFQNLGDIGKNADRYIKYGVEDIEARVNDLFKGTSTARK; encoded by the coding sequence ATGGCAGAGAACGGCGAAGAAAAGCTACTCGCCGTCGCACGTCACATAGCCAAAACTCTCGGCCACAACGAATCAATGGCCGACGACATCCTCCAGATCTTCTCCACCTTCGACGGCAGATTCTCCCGCGAGAAGCTCTCCGAGGACCAACAACCCTCAGACGACGGATCCGGAGGAGTCGCCGCCCTCGAGCGAGCTCTCAACTCCCTAGACTCCCAGATCTCCCGCTTCGTCGCCTCCGATCAGCCAATCTGGTCCGATCCCGCCGACTCCGCCGCCTTCCTCGACGCGATCGACGAGCTCGTGAACCTCACCAGAGAGTGGAGCCACGCGTCCTCAGAAAAGCCCATCAGCGCGTGTCTCTCACGCGCCGACGACATGATGCAGCAGGCCATGTTCCGTATAGAGGAAGAGTTCAGGTCTCTCATGGACCACGGCGCCGAGTCCTTCCCGGTGAGCCACCGTTTCGACGAATCGGAGGAGGAAGACGATGTtgatgatggagaagaagacTACGACGATTCTCAGATCCCAGTCGCGCAGCCGCTAACTGACTACGACCTCATCATCGACGCGCTCTCTTCAGCAACGATCAACGATCTCCACGAGATAACTAAGCGCATGCTCGCGGCTGGATTCGACAAATCGTGCTCCCACGTGTACAGTGGGTCCCGGAGAGAGTTTCTCGAAGAGAGCATGTCGAGGTTAGGCCTCCAGAAGCTGAGCATCGAAGACGTTCATAAGATGCAGTGGCAGGAGCTCGAGGATGAGATCGACCGTTGGATCAAAGCCGCCAACGTCGCTCTCCGCATCCTGTTTCCTAGCGAGCGGCGTCTCTGCGACCGTGTCTTCTTCGGCTTCTCCTCAGCTGCTGATCTCTCCTTCATGGAGGTGTGCCGCGGGTCAACGATCCAGCTCTTAAACTTCGCTGACGCGGTTGCTATTGGAAGCAGGTCTCCGGAGAGGCTGTTTAAAGTGCTCGACGTGTTCGAGACGATGAGGGATTTGATGGTTGAGTTCGAGTCTGTGTTCTCTGATCAGTTTTGTGTAGTGCTTAGAAACGAAGCTGTGACGATTTGGAAGCGGTTGGGGGAGGCGGTTAGAGGTATATTCATGGAGCTTGAGAATCTGATCCGGCGAGATCCAGCGAAAGCTGCTGTTCCTGGGGGTGGTCTGCATCCGATCACTCGGTATGTGATGAACTACCTCCGCGCGGCGTGCAGGTCTAGGCAGACTCTGGAGCAAGTGTTTGAGGAGAGCAATGGTGTGCCGTCGAAAGACTCGACTCTGTTGACTGTACAGATGTCTTGGATCATGGAGCTTTTGGAGAGTAATCTCGAAGTGAAGTCCAAAGTGTATAAAGATCCGGCGTTGAGCTATGTGTTTCTGATGAACAACGGGAGATACATTGTTCAGAAAGTGAGAGACGGCGAGCTTGGAGTGCTTTTGGGAGAGGATTGGATTCGGAAACATAACGCTAAAGTGAAGCAATACCAGATGAGTTATCAGAGAAGCTCGTGGAATAAGATGATTGGGTTGCTGAAGGTGGACAACGCGGCGGTGGGGATGAACGGGTTAGGGAAAGCAATGAAGGAGAAGCTGAAGGAGTTTAATATGCAGTTTGATGAGGTTTGTAAGGCTCATTCGACTTGGGTTGTGTTTGACGAGCAGATGAGAGAGGAGCTGAGAACCTCGCTGGCTAGGCTGTTGTTGCCGGCGTACGGGAACTTCATAGCAAGGTTTCAGAACCTTGGAGATATAGGGAAAAACGCGGATAGGTACATCAAGTATGGTGTTGAGGACATAGAGGCGCGTGTTAACGATCTGTTCAAAGGGACATCGACCGCAAGGAAATGA
- the LOC106435813 gene encoding 40S ribosomal protein S4-2 produces the protein MARGLKKHLKRLNAPKHWMLDKLGGAFAPKPSSGPHKSRECLPLVLIIRNRLKYALTYREVISILMQRHIQVDGKVRTDKTYPAGFMDVISIPKTNENFRLLYDTKGRFRLHSIRDEEAKFKLCKVRTIQVGQKGIPYLNTYDGRTIRYPDPFIKPNDTIKLDLEENKIVEFIKFDVGNVVMVTGGRNRGRVGVIKNREKHKGSFETIHIQDSTGHEFATRLGNVFTLGKGTKPWVSLPKGKGIKLTIIEEAKKRLAGQQAA, from the exons ATG GCGAGAGGTTTAAAGAAGCATTTGAAGAGGCTCAATGCCCCTAAGCATTGGATGCTTGACAAACTTGGTGGTGCTTTC GCCCCCAAGCCATCTTCTGGACCACACAAGTCGAGGGAGTGCCTTCCTCTTGTTCTTATCATCAGGAACAGGTTGAAGTATGCTCTTACCTACCGTGAAGTCATCTCCATCTTGATGCAAAGGCATATCCAGGTTGATGGCAAAGTCAGGACTGATAAGACCTACCCTGCTGGTTTCATGGATGTTATCTCTATCCCCAAGACTAACGAGAACTTCCGTCTTCTCTATGATACCAAGGGTCGTTTCCGTCTTCACTCCATCAGAGATGAGGAAGCCAAG TTTAAGCTTTGCAAGGTTCGAACTATCCAGGTCGGACAGAAGGGCATTCCTTACCTCAACACATACGATGGTCGCACCATCCGTTACCCTGACCCGTTCATCAAGCCTAACGACACCATCAAGCTCGATCTTGAGGAGAACAAGATTGTTGagttcatcaagtttgatgtcgGCAATGTTGTCATGGTTACCGGAGGAAGAAACAGGGGGCGTGTTGGTGTGATTAAGAACCGTGAGAAGCATAAGGGAAGCTTTGAGACTATCCACATCCAAGACTCGACAGGACATGAGTTTGCAACAAGGTTGGGTAATGTGTTCACCCTTGGCAAAGGAACAAAGCCCTGGGTGTCTCTTCCCAAGGGTAAAGGTATTAAGCTTACCATCATTGAGGAGGCCAAGAAGAGGCTTGCTGGTCAACAGGCTGcttga